A window of the Pyrodictium abyssi genome harbors these coding sequences:
- a CDS encoding ABC transporter ATP-binding protein, which produces MAGVEVLKTVDLYKYFGGVRALDGVSISIREGEFVGLIGPNGSGKSTLFNVISGIYHPDRGDVYLYGEKVTGLPPYELYRRGLVRGFQVPRLWHGMTVVENAATAARDRQGDGPFSALLRRGEWLRWERESLVDRVHGVLEKLSLTRVALNRASEISGGQMKLTDISRALMGEARILLLDEPTAGVAPKLAQDIFKLLEKLNSEGLTIFVIEHRLEVLFNHVERVIVMHEGRVLVEGPPEKVAEDPRVLDAYLGSA; this is translated from the coding sequence TTGGCGGGTGTTGAGGTGCTCAAGACGGTTGACCTCTACAAGTACTTCGGCGGTGTACGTGCGCTCGACGGTGTCTCCATATCTATCCGCGAGGGCGAGTTTGTCGGCCTGATAGGCCCTAATGGTAGCGGTAAGAGTACACTGTTCAACGTGATATCCGGTATCTATCACCCCGACCGGGGCGACGTCTACCTCTACGGCGAGAAGGTTACCGGGCTACCGCCGTACGAGCTCTACCGCCGGGGGCTTGTCCGCGGCTTCCAGGTGCCCCGGCTCTGGCATGGGATGACCGTGGTGGAGAACGCTGCTACTGCTGCCCGCGACCGGCAGGGCGATGGCCCGTTCTCCGCGCTTCTGCGGAGGGGGGAGTGGCTCCGCTGGGAGCGGGAGAGCCTTGTGGACCGGGTGCATGGTGTGCTTGAGAAGCTCTCGTTGACGCGGGTCGCGCTGAACCGTGCCTCGGAGATTAGTGGTGGCCAGATGAAGCTCACGGATATCTCCCGTGCTCTGATGGGGGAGGCTCGTATCCTTCTCCTCGACGAGCCCACCGCTGGCGTCGCGCCTAAGCTGGCGCAGGACATTTTCAAGCTCTTGGAGAAGCTGAATAGCGAAGGCCTGACCATATTCGTTATAGAGCACCGGCTTGAGGTGCTATTCAACCACGTTGAGCGCGTCATAGTGATGCACGAGGGCCGGGTGCTCGTCGAGGGGCCCCCGGAGAAGGTGGCTGAGGACCCGCGCGTGTTGGACGCCTACCTTGGCTCCGCATAG
- a CDS encoding ABC transporter substrate-binding protein, whose amino-acid sequence MAKMDPRIIGVAIALIAVAAIGYLAMTGEQAAPAPTTVSPTSAPATSPVATVSPPATATPAATPTVTQTMQATGTAEGLPKEIPIGLAIAVSGGYAVDGPRRLKGALLAIEEMNQLLERAGAPFRFKPIHEDTKTDPQEAVNVIKRFASQGIQVVVGPLSTSETRAVMPIANEQHIVIISPSSTGAAAAFPDDYVFRMAPPDTVQGPALAKIIHSLGFTKLVIIARNDDYGSGLAKLVEETFKQLGGKVEKILYQPDKPDLTNEVNQLAVKVQQMGADDKTAVLIIAFDDDGTKILEQASKIDVLGKVRWFGPDSMARKTFLEKPEIAKFLEKVNLLVTKPAIARNPVTAHFEEAYKAKYGEDPTTYAYYAYDAAWIAMLSVLAAGKYDGQAIKAVLPTVAFHFMGATGHKMLNENGDAAFADYALVTVKDGQFKEVGIWHAATGQIEWYK is encoded by the coding sequence ATGGCGAAGATGGACCCACGTATAATAGGTGTAGCCATAGCCCTAATCGCTGTAGCAGCCATAGGCTACCTAGCAATGACCGGTGAGCAGGCCGCACCAGCGCCTACAACAGTCTCGCCTACAAGCGCCCCGGCTACCTCGCCGGTAGCCACCGTATCGCCGCCAGCCACCGCTACACCGGCCGCGACGCCCACCGTTACGCAGACCATGCAGGCCACCGGCACCGCTGAGGGCCTCCCCAAGGAGATACCAATAGGCCTCGCCATAGCCGTGAGCGGCGGCTATGCTGTGGACGGTCCGCGCCGCCTCAAGGGCGCGCTACTAGCCATAGAGGAGATGAACCAGCTACTAGAGAGGGCGGGCGCGCCGTTCAGGTTCAAGCCGATACACGAGGACACCAAGACCGACCCCCAGGAGGCCGTCAACGTGATCAAGAGGTTTGCTAGCCAGGGTATACAGGTGGTGGTAGGCCCGCTATCCACCAGCGAGACCCGCGCCGTGATGCCCATAGCCAACGAGCAGCACATAGTCATCATAAGCCCGAGCAGCACTGGTGCTGCCGCCGCCTTCCCGGATGACTACGTCTTCAGGATGGCGCCTCCGGACACTGTCCAGGGCCCAGCGCTAGCCAAGATAATACACAGCCTAGGCTTCACCAAGCTAGTGATAATAGCCCGTAACGACGACTACGGCAGCGGCCTAGCCAAGCTAGTAGAGGAGACCTTCAAGCAGCTAGGCGGCAAGGTGGAGAAGATACTCTACCAGCCCGACAAGCCTGACCTAACCAACGAGGTCAACCAGCTAGCCGTCAAGGTACAGCAGATGGGCGCCGACGACAAGACCGCCGTGCTCATAATAGCCTTTGACGACGACGGCACCAAGATACTAGAGCAGGCGTCCAAGATAGACGTGCTAGGCAAGGTGCGCTGGTTCGGCCCCGACAGCATGGCCCGTAAGACGTTCCTAGAGAAGCCGGAGATAGCCAAGTTCCTGGAGAAGGTCAACCTCCTAGTAACCAAGCCCGCTATAGCCAGGAACCCTGTGACAGCGCACTTCGAGGAGGCCTATAAGGCTAAGTACGGCGAGGACCCGACAACCTACGCCTACTACGCCTATGACGCCGCCTGGATAGCGATGCTAAGCGTACTAGCCGCCGGCAAGTACGACGGCCAGGCTATCAAGGCCGTGCTGCCCACAGTGGCCTTCCACTTCATGGGCGCTACCGGCCACAAGATGCTGAACGAGAACGGTGACGCCGCGTTCGCCGACTACGCGCTAGTAACTGTGAAGGACGGCCAGTTCAAGGAGGTAGGCATCTGGCACGCAGCTACCGGCCAGATAGAGTGGTACAAGTAA
- a CDS encoding zinc metalloprotease HtpX — MIGLMWFYDPVTLLALTIAYALGFLVLQLLAAKVAPRVAATLSGRMSLYTAMLLTAGLIVGGGILAIYGLYSAAASAGYQLPIGAMVAFIVVANLLSYLFAPFMINMAYGARPSPELQEIVNEAAARAGVKPPKAVLVEGPPNAFAYGNFLAGRYVAVTRSLYEMLPRDELLAVVGHELGHHRHRDVVIIMLLGLVPSILYYLGVWLLRIGLWSGASERRDREGGGGVYLAALGLLGIVLSFIMQVAVLAFSRLREYYADAHGAQVAGARAMQRALARIHIYYQGTGARELVERSSIKALFIYALVEAAASPFYSGGWGYRGSGSIDAIVEQLKRAEVDPVQEVLSDHPPIPKRLRFLDTVEAQLHSRL; from the coding sequence ATGATAGGGCTTATGTGGTTCTACGACCCGGTTACGCTTCTCGCCCTGACCATAGCCTATGCTCTGGGCTTCCTGGTGCTCCAGCTGCTAGCCGCCAAGGTAGCGCCGCGCGTAGCGGCCACGCTCTCGGGCAGGATGAGCCTCTACACGGCTATGCTGCTGACAGCCGGCCTCATAGTCGGGGGCGGTATCCTCGCCATCTACGGGCTCTACTCCGCCGCCGCTAGTGCCGGCTACCAGCTACCCATAGGCGCCATGGTAGCGTTCATAGTCGTCGCTAACCTGCTGAGCTACCTCTTCGCCCCCTTCATGATAAACATGGCTTACGGCGCCCGGCCTAGCCCAGAGCTCCAGGAGATAGTCAACGAGGCCGCCGCGAGGGCTGGCGTTAAGCCCCCGAAGGCTGTCCTAGTCGAGGGGCCGCCGAACGCGTTCGCGTACGGCAACTTCCTGGCGGGCCGCTACGTGGCCGTGACGAGGAGCCTCTACGAGATGCTGCCCCGCGACGAGCTGCTCGCCGTAGTGGGGCACGAGCTCGGGCACCACAGGCACCGCGACGTGGTCATCATCATGCTGCTGGGGCTAGTGCCCAGCATACTCTACTACCTCGGCGTCTGGCTACTCCGCATAGGGCTCTGGAGCGGCGCTAGCGAGCGCCGCGACCGTGAGGGCGGCGGTGGCGTATACCTGGCAGCGCTAGGCCTGCTAGGCATAGTGCTGAGCTTCATCATGCAGGTGGCTGTGCTGGCTTTCAGCAGGCTACGCGAGTACTACGCCGACGCCCACGGCGCCCAGGTAGCCGGGGCCAGGGCTATGCAGAGGGCTCTGGCGAGGATACACATCTACTACCAGGGCACCGGGGCCCGCGAGCTAGTGGAGAGGAGCAGCATCAAGGCGCTCTTCATATACGCGCTCGTGGAGGCTGCTGCGAGCCCGTTCTACAGCGGCGGCTGGGGCTACCGGGGCAGCGGCAGCATAGACGCGATAGTCGAGCAGCTGAAGCGGGCTGAGGTGGACCCGGTCCAGGAGGTGCTGAGCGACCACCCGCCGATACCCAAGAGGCTACGGTTCCTAGACACGGTCGAGGCCCAGCTGCACTCCAGGCTCTAG
- a CDS encoding MFS transporter, producing MAGLYALLASTLLFFISMSATSSVISRYMRDLGTDVAASGQVYAVTPLVAALLRLPVGIAADRVGARGFLVAGSLAAAAAGVSALYATSVAAVTVVRVLQGLALAFFVAPSIAAAAALGGRMVARAISMRAVAVSAALILGPLVAGVVADLAGYHAVFAFTAATGLAAALAAARIPGAPVQRAGARGVGLRGVLTLGVAVSIALALVDGMAFFAVQSLSQMQLRDLGYGASVSGAFQSIAAASGLIARGLSSHVYARLGPRRMLALGFSLEALGFTLLAEYPVLPLVYAAALLYGLGSGTSIPGEQMLASMSVPRGAGNRAASLYTLGFDLGGTLGLFALSEVAGSAGYSSAYGAAALAAVAAGGLALAVAGRTVRASSSRHEVRL from the coding sequence GTGGCCGGGCTCTACGCACTACTAGCCTCCACGCTGCTGTTCTTCATCTCCATGTCTGCTACTAGCTCGGTCATATCCAGGTATATGAGGGACCTGGGGACCGATGTAGCGGCCTCGGGCCAGGTCTACGCGGTCACCCCGCTGGTTGCTGCGCTCCTCCGGCTCCCCGTGGGCATAGCGGCTGACCGCGTAGGGGCGCGTGGCTTCCTTGTGGCGGGCTCCCTTGCTGCCGCCGCTGCCGGGGTCTCGGCGCTATACGCTACCAGTGTCGCCGCTGTGACTGTTGTGCGTGTGCTTCAGGGGCTTGCCTTAGCGTTCTTCGTGGCCCCGTCTATAGCGGCTGCGGCCGCGCTCGGAGGCCGCATGGTGGCCAGGGCTATCTCGATGCGGGCTGTAGCGGTCTCCGCCGCCCTAATACTGGGCCCCCTGGTAGCTGGGGTCGTAGCGGACCTCGCTGGCTACCACGCGGTGTTCGCCTTCACCGCTGCCACGGGGCTGGCCGCTGCTCTAGCCGCTGCCCGCATCCCGGGCGCGCCAGTGCAGAGGGCTGGGGCGAGGGGCGTAGGCCTGCGTGGCGTCTTGACGCTCGGCGTTGCTGTGTCTATAGCCCTGGCTCTGGTCGACGGTATGGCGTTCTTCGCGGTGCAGTCTCTCTCCCAGATGCAGCTCCGCGACCTGGGCTACGGCGCCTCGGTATCGGGGGCGTTCCAGAGCATCGCCGCAGCATCGGGCCTCATAGCCCGGGGGCTCTCTAGCCACGTCTACGCCCGCCTAGGGCCCCGCCGTATGCTCGCGCTAGGCTTCTCCCTGGAGGCTCTCGGCTTCACACTGCTCGCCGAGTACCCGGTGCTGCCGCTCGTCTACGCTGCTGCTCTGCTCTACGGGCTCGGCTCCGGCACGTCGATACCAGGCGAGCAGATGCTGGCGAGCATGTCGGTGCCCCGTGGCGCGGGTAACCGGGCTGCGAGCCTCTACACGCTGGGCTTCGACCTGGGCGGCACTCTGGGGCTCTTCGCGCTATCCGAGGTGGCTGGCAGCGCTGGCTACAGCTCCGCGTACGGAGCCGCCGCTCTCGCCGCCGTGGCCGCCGGGGGGCTGGCGCTAGCCGTCGCTGGTAGGACTGTGAGGGCCTCCAGCTCCCGGCACGAGGTGAGGCTATAA
- the tatC gene encoding twin-arginine translocase subunit TatC: protein MAAATPPSDKEASLWEHIEELIIRLRRIVIAFIMAAVILSLIPAGSGGMLYVPLITKLPALIFAHTVPKQIKALDGHVYNITILPSTEFESIQIMMQAVLLLGAIGSAPIAAREIWAYIEPALYPHEKAFAKKFIVLFVLSFLFGVFFAIYIAAPLIVTMMLKLYPPLVPADYGFIMAVRISSIVGFVLKLALAFGLLFELPVMLYMLLAYGIVDPEMFGKDAMKYIFLGSMILGAIISPDPSGLGMLLIGFSLYLPMHIAITLGKKRGLERRALREAEAVARYSS, encoded by the coding sequence ATGGCTGCAGCTACGCCGCCTAGCGACAAGGAGGCCTCGCTATGGGAGCACATAGAGGAGCTGATTATAAGGCTGCGTAGGATAGTGATAGCGTTCATAATGGCTGCCGTGATACTATCGCTTATACCCGCTGGAAGCGGTGGAATGCTCTACGTACCTCTCATAACCAAGCTCCCGGCGCTTATCTTCGCGCATACAGTGCCGAAGCAGATTAAGGCTCTCGACGGCCACGTCTACAACATAACTATACTGCCGTCCACGGAGTTCGAGTCGATACAGATAATGATGCAGGCTGTTCTACTCCTAGGTGCTATAGGCTCTGCCCCTATCGCTGCTAGGGAGATATGGGCCTATATTGAGCCCGCGCTTTACCCGCACGAGAAGGCCTTCGCCAAGAAGTTTATAGTGTTGTTCGTCCTGTCGTTCCTCTTCGGCGTGTTCTTCGCCATATACATAGCTGCGCCACTCATAGTCACTATGATGCTGAAGCTCTACCCGCCGCTAGTGCCGGCGGACTACGGCTTCATAATGGCTGTGAGGATAAGCTCGATAGTGGGGTTTGTGCTGAAGCTTGCGCTGGCCTTTGGCCTGCTCTTCGAGCTACCAGTGATGCTCTACATGCTCCTCGCGTACGGCATAGTAGATCCGGAGATGTTCGGGAAGGATGCGATGAAGTACATATTCCTTGGCTCGATGATACTCGGTGCCATAATATCGCCGGACCCCAGTGGCCTCGGTATGCTGCTGATAGGCTTCAGCCTATACCTGCCGATGCACATAGCGATAACTCTTGGCAAGAAGCGTGGACTTGAGCGGCGTGCGCTCAGGGAGGCCGAGGCCGTGGCCAGGTATAGCTCCTAG
- the tatA gene encoding twin-arginine translocase TatA/TatE family subunit, which translates to MLPQFQGMEWVIILLIVLLIFGPTKLPQLARGLGQALYEFRRASQGVVEDLSKSQSETARSLQGVDEETLRKLAEKLGVKDAEKKKRDDLIVEIINEAKKKGLLDEIKVEAEQSKSAKSN; encoded by the coding sequence ATGCTCCCCCAGTTTCAGGGCATGGAGTGGGTAATAATCCTCCTCATAGTCCTTCTGATATTCGGTCCGACGAAGCTGCCGCAGCTCGCCAGGGGCCTCGGCCAGGCGCTCTACGAGTTCCGCCGCGCCAGCCAGGGCGTCGTAGAGGACCTCAGCAAGTCCCAGTCCGAGACCGCTAGGAGCCTACAAGGCGTGGACGAGGAGACCCTTCGTAAGCTGGCTGAGAAGCTCGGCGTAAAGGACGCTGAGAAGAAGAAGCGCGACGACCTCATAGTCGAGATAATAAACGAGGCCAAGAAGAAGGGCCTTCTCGACGAGATAAAGGTCGAGGCCGAGCAATCCAAGTCCGCCAAGTCAAACTAG
- a CDS encoding Ni/Fe hydrogenase subunit alpha: protein MGSAGEKAETRKRLRKILVTLVEGHAFVVFKTGGDGRVEDVLYEGVDTRMFETMWVGMLVDELPRVTPMICGVCSATHHIASVKAVDGVRGVEAPEDAWRIRYMVNWGIHLNNQVLHPLVFGLPDFLPADVEKRSMLVLAKKYPELVKAGVKLMELGHKVVAVYGGRDIHPINAIAGGVARKPSGTEISKLRDLFAKHRGDLEVFVKTAIKIMEESKDKIGEYKPGYSYMMALAGENREYDIVNGRVRILDAKTGSVVAEFSDRTTEYLKYLKEYTVPYSYIRMVTTKWKAQSPREGTIHVSALARANIVKSYGVEWADELRDRLFEEWGRPLTHPLLATYLRVVETVAIYENISRELEKPLGDNIYTPPPRDTGEGVGIIEAPRGTLIHHYRGEEGKTTFVNIITPTAINAAAIEADLRGYFVGKKLDEMKDREVYAAAVAIARSYDPCMACATHAARLDKLPPLRIVIADENWRPVRVIKP from the coding sequence GTGGGCTCGGCCGGAGAGAAGGCAGAGACTAGGAAGAGGCTAAGGAAGATCCTCGTGACGCTGGTTGAGGGCCATGCATTCGTCGTCTTCAAGACCGGGGGCGACGGCCGCGTAGAGGACGTGCTCTACGAAGGCGTTGACACGAGAATGTTTGAGACAATGTGGGTCGGCATGCTTGTCGATGAACTGCCGAGGGTAACTCCGATGATATGCGGCGTCTGCAGCGCCACCCACCATATAGCTAGTGTCAAGGCAGTGGATGGTGTGAGGGGCGTAGAGGCTCCCGAGGACGCGTGGCGCATCAGGTACATGGTCAACTGGGGTATACACCTCAACAACCAGGTTCTCCACCCCTTAGTCTTCGGCCTGCCGGACTTCCTCCCAGCAGACGTCGAGAAGAGAAGCATGCTGGTGCTGGCCAAGAAGTACCCGGAGCTCGTCAAGGCCGGTGTAAAGCTGATGGAGCTAGGCCACAAGGTAGTAGCGGTCTACGGTGGCAGGGATATACACCCTATCAACGCCATAGCTGGTGGTGTTGCGCGTAAGCCCTCTGGCACCGAGATCTCGAAGCTAAGGGACTTGTTCGCTAAGCACCGCGGCGACCTAGAAGTATTCGTAAAGACAGCAATTAAGATAATGGAGGAGTCTAAGGACAAGATAGGGGAGTACAAGCCCGGCTACAGTTACATGATGGCCCTGGCGGGTGAGAACCGTGAGTACGACATAGTAAACGGCCGGGTCAGAATACTGGACGCCAAGACTGGCTCAGTGGTAGCAGAGTTCAGCGACCGCACGACAGAGTACCTCAAGTACCTCAAGGAGTACACTGTGCCCTACAGCTACATAAGGATGGTTACTACGAAGTGGAAGGCCCAGAGTCCCCGTGAGGGCACGATACACGTCAGTGCCCTCGCCCGCGCAAACATAGTCAAGAGCTACGGCGTAGAGTGGGCCGACGAGCTGCGCGACAGGCTGTTCGAGGAGTGGGGCCGCCCGTTAACGCACCCGCTCCTGGCCACCTACCTACGCGTGGTAGAGACGGTAGCAATATACGAGAACATATCGAGGGAGCTGGAGAAGCCCCTCGGCGACAACATATACACGCCGCCCCCGAGGGACACCGGCGAGGGCGTAGGCATAATAGAGGCGCCTAGAGGCACGCTCATCCACCACTACCGCGGCGAGGAGGGCAAGACCACCTTCGTCAACATAATAACCCCGACCGCCATCAACGCGGCCGCGATAGAAGCCGACCTCCGCGGCTACTTCGTCGGCAAGAAGCTAGACGAGATGAAGGACCGCGAGGTCTACGCGGCGGCAGTAGCGATAGCCCGCAGCTACGACCCGTGCATGGCGTGCGCGACTCATGCAGCACGCCTAGACAAGTTGCCTCCCCTAAGGATAGTCATAGCGGACGAGAACTGGAGGCCAGTGCGCGTCATAAAGCCCTAG
- a CDS encoding ferredoxin family protein → MPASTVTIRILRERCKKCLNCVRVCTAFDGVFEEGPDGYPVVARPEECVQCLICHTVCPANAIVHENYRVTMLINPDEAIIERYRNMV, encoded by the coding sequence GTGCCCGCATCCACGGTCACGATTAGGATACTCAGGGAGCGGTGTAAGAAGTGTCTAAACTGCGTAAGAGTCTGCACCGCGTTCGACGGCGTCTTCGAGGAGGGGCCGGACGGCTACCCGGTAGTGGCCCGGCCCGAGGAGTGTGTACAGTGCCTCATATGCCACACAGTGTGCCCAGCCAACGCTATAGTCCACGAGAACTACCGGGTAACCATGCTGATAAACCCCGACGAGGCCATAATAGAGCGCTACCGCAACATGGTGTAA
- a CDS encoding DEAD/DEAH box helicase → MARLKPRDYQREAAEWALREGAAVVCMPTGTGKTLVAVLWIEELLRSGRARRVLVLEPTRFLVEQSARFLQSQGLDAAPVHGSLSRGERSRGWRSRVVVATPEIVVAEWREFLSQGFDAVVVDECHHTTGQDAYMKVMKGYRFRWRLGLTAYVPPSRRREIEELIGRIRCWGWDDPRLSRYLPGWEAEVYEAPLNDAEARLYMLLEEAWDQATGGSRSLLGNAIRWLVRDGALALMESLERSQKLRSLVPREALSLLYSGGVRPAHKLGALERVLRDHEGFDKAIVFIDRVVVAEYVAEKLAGYNPVLVLGRRRIDPREALDRARRPGTRLIVSTSAGEEGIDLPEASLLVVWSHTASPLRFIQRLGRVLRATDSARQRPRWVVFIATPDTVDVDSLVDGLLEARRAGVYVNIDPGVVEYIWSFSRRRRVLEAVEEQPAPLDVVARALGMPLPRAREALEWLQARGLAVYIYTHLGRVYAARTALQKLYTLYREALEPDRELEARITVYGENGQRLAGLRGVRDAVEARLARLLKRSGAFTRIVFTVQVPVGRGLVRLARLAYSYRVDTVDVLRLVLDNAYSCPRYIEYMGGAGLRGAEE, encoded by the coding sequence GTGGCGCGGCTAAAGCCACGGGACTACCAGCGCGAGGCCGCTGAGTGGGCGCTCCGCGAGGGCGCCGCTGTCGTATGCATGCCCACGGGGACGGGGAAGACGCTCGTAGCAGTGCTCTGGATAGAGGAGCTACTCCGCAGCGGCCGTGCCCGCCGCGTACTAGTCCTCGAGCCCACCCGGTTCCTCGTAGAGCAGAGCGCGAGGTTCCTCCAGAGCCAGGGCCTCGACGCAGCCCCCGTCCACGGGAGCCTTAGCCGGGGCGAGAGGAGCAGGGGCTGGAGAAGCCGGGTAGTGGTGGCCACGCCGGAGATAGTGGTGGCGGAGTGGAGGGAGTTCCTAAGCCAGGGCTTCGACGCTGTTGTGGTCGACGAGTGCCACCACACCACGGGCCAGGACGCCTACATGAAGGTGATGAAGGGGTACCGGTTCCGGTGGAGGCTAGGCCTAACCGCCTACGTGCCGCCCAGCAGGAGGAGGGAGATCGAGGAGCTCATAGGCAGGATACGGTGCTGGGGCTGGGACGACCCCCGGCTCTCGCGCTACCTGCCGGGCTGGGAGGCCGAGGTCTACGAGGCTCCGCTCAACGATGCCGAGGCCCGGCTCTACATGCTGCTCGAGGAGGCATGGGACCAGGCCACCGGGGGCAGCCGGAGCCTCCTCGGCAACGCTATACGGTGGCTGGTCCGCGACGGCGCGCTCGCACTCATGGAGAGCCTCGAGAGGAGCCAGAAGCTAAGGAGCCTCGTACCCCGGGAGGCGCTCAGCCTCCTCTACAGCGGCGGGGTGAGGCCCGCCCACAAGCTAGGCGCACTCGAGAGGGTGCTCCGGGACCACGAGGGCTTCGACAAGGCTATAGTCTTCATAGACCGGGTCGTGGTCGCCGAGTACGTCGCCGAGAAGCTAGCGGGGTACAACCCGGTCCTTGTCCTAGGCCGCCGCCGGATAGACCCCCGGGAGGCGCTCGACCGGGCCCGGAGGCCTGGGACACGACTCATAGTCTCCACCAGCGCGGGCGAGGAGGGCATAGACCTGCCGGAGGCGAGCCTCCTGGTAGTGTGGAGCCACACTGCTAGCCCGCTAAGGTTCATCCAGAGGCTCGGCCGAGTGCTCCGCGCCACCGACTCGGCCCGGCAGAGGCCCCGCTGGGTAGTCTTCATAGCCACGCCCGACACCGTGGACGTCGATAGCCTGGTAGACGGGCTCCTGGAGGCTCGGCGCGCCGGCGTCTACGTCAACATTGACCCCGGGGTGGTTGAGTACATCTGGAGCTTCAGCCGCCGGCGCCGCGTCCTAGAGGCAGTAGAGGAGCAGCCAGCACCCCTCGACGTGGTGGCGCGGGCGCTCGGCATGCCCCTGCCCCGTGCGCGGGAGGCGCTAGAGTGGCTCCAGGCCCGCGGCCTCGCTGTCTACATCTACACACACCTAGGCAGGGTCTACGCGGCGCGCACCGCTCTCCAGAAGCTCTACACGCTGTACCGCGAGGCCCTGGAGCCCGACAGGGAGCTAGAGGCCCGTATCACAGTCTACGGGGAGAACGGCCAGCGGCTGGCCGGGCTACGCGGCGTCCGTGACGCGGTGGAGGCGCGGCTTGCGAGGCTCCTCAAGAGGAGCGGGGCCTTCACCAGGATAGTGTTCACGGTCCAGGTGCCGGTGGGCCGCGGCCTAGTCCGGCTCGCGAGGCTAGCCTACAGCTACCGGGTGGATACCGTGGATGTGCTCCGCCTGGTTCTCGACAACGCATACAGCTGTCCACGCTACATCGAGTACATGGGTGGAGCCGGGCTCCGCGGGGCCGAGGAGTAG
- a CDS encoding TIM barrel protein, with protein sequence MILFDWGTYNAFSKLPIAAALGTKLTEIPPYDLARRSRGEDYFQQYREFASKAFTTITAHAPYYNVVSTNKYVQEKTVKALMAAVRKARIAGAEVFNLHLGWRAYMDHRDLEAAADVLRRLAEEAGEGMLISVEVPYTRRMLGLWDEVKALREMVGEDRLIVSVQLENAWMLETGASEHGDFEQANAMADEAFWTNILRRTLELSHGFLSLRFSQVIGFALGRRILKKRVPLGKGYPDIEPLARALARFMVKEVREKELPLRMHLIYTGIPETKYRDTITLYAEVMKEAVRYLS encoded by the coding sequence TTGATACTCTTCGACTGGGGCACCTACAACGCGTTCTCCAAGCTGCCTATAGCGGCTGCGCTCGGCACCAAGCTCACCGAGATACCGCCGTACGACCTCGCCCGGCGTAGCCGGGGCGAGGACTACTTCCAGCAGTACCGCGAGTTCGCCTCCAAGGCCTTCACCACGATAACCGCGCACGCGCCCTACTACAACGTGGTCTCCACCAACAAGTACGTGCAGGAGAAGACCGTGAAGGCCCTGATGGCGGCTGTCAGGAAGGCCAGGATAGCGGGAGCAGAGGTGTTCAACCTCCACCTTGGCTGGCGCGCCTACATGGACCACCGCGACCTAGAGGCGGCGGCCGATGTCCTGAGGAGGCTGGCCGAGGAAGCCGGCGAGGGCATGCTCATAAGCGTCGAGGTGCCCTACACCAGGCGGATGCTGGGCCTATGGGACGAGGTAAAGGCGCTCCGGGAGATGGTCGGCGAGGACCGGCTGATAGTCTCTGTGCAGCTGGAGAACGCGTGGATGCTCGAGACCGGCGCTAGCGAGCACGGCGACTTCGAGCAGGCCAACGCTATGGCCGACGAGGCCTTCTGGACAAACATACTGCGCCGGACACTCGAGCTGAGCCACGGCTTCCTCTCGCTCCGGTTTAGCCAGGTGATAGGCTTCGCGCTCGGCCGGAGGATACTGAAGAAGCGGGTACCCCTCGGCAAGGGCTACCCCGACATAGAGCCGCTAGCCCGCGCGCTCGCCAGGTTCATGGTGAAGGAGGTCCGGGAGAAGGAGCTGCCGCTAAGGATGCACCTCATCTATACCGGTATACCTGAAACGAAGTACCGCGACACCATAACCCTCTACGCCGAGGTCATGAAGGAGGCTGTGAGGTACCTCAGCTAG